The Nicotiana sylvestris chromosome 6, ASM39365v2, whole genome shotgun sequence genomic sequence GAAATCTTACCAGAAAAGGAAGAACAGGAGCATTTAATCGAGCTCAATATACGGGTCATTAAAGAAATAACACTAACCGAAGAAGAGAAACAAAGAATTTATGAACCTTGGAGGTTCTCACTAATAGTCAAGCTATTTGGCAAAAGAATTCGACATCATTACCTGAAAAAGAAGATCCAAGAACTGTGGCGACCAACAAAAAATTTCCCTCTAATTGATCTAGGGGACAAATACTACATCATAAAGTTTACAAAGAGAGAGAATATGGAGAAGGCTTTCACTCATGGTCCATGGTTTATAAATGGCCACTACTTGTCAATTACTAAATGGAGACCAAACTTTGTCGCAAATAAAGAAAAGTTGACAGTTTTGGCAGTTTGGATCCGTCTTCCACAATTGCCAACTGAGTTTTATGATGGGAAGCTCCTCGAGAAAATTGGGAATGCTATAGGTAGATTATTAAAAATTGATGTTTGCACCTCCACCGCTGTCAGAGGCCGCTATGCTAGGCTTTGTGTTGAGCTCCCACTGGAAACCCCCGTCCAACCGTATATCTATATTGGACAACACAAGCAATATATACATTATGATGGGGAGAAGTTTTTATGCAAGAACTGTGGGCGTCTGGGCCACATCCAATCCCAGTGTAACTTCATCCTCAAGGAAAAAATAGACAACAAAATGCAAGTCACGGATCAAGCCCAATCAGACAAGGAACAACCAGTCAAGCAATGGGAGGAAGAAAAAGAGGGGTGGACGACAGTCTcttttaacaaaaaaaagagaCCGGAACCAAAAACAACAAAGACCAAGCTTCCTAAGTCAGTGGAAAATGACAACAACCCAGGTATCCTGGTAAAACTTTTCAATGCAACAACCGGTAAGTACTTAGACACAAAAGTCTTACATtacaagtccataaatatggttAAAACTCAAGAGTCTCTCCTTGATAAAAGCTCTAAAACTCCAGCAATGGAGAATACCaccatcaaaactcaaaaaaactTTACTCTTTTGGAAGAAGAGCAAATGGTTTTGGGTGAAACCACTGTTTTTGacaaaaataaatattaaaaatacTAATCTCATTAATAAAGTTTTTTTAAATACTAATAATCCGTTGGAAGCTTCTTTGGACAGCATGGATATATCAAATTCACACGTGGCAATGGTGAACACTAAAGTTCCTAACGCCATGCAGGAAAACTACACAAAAAATATAATTAGTACTACTAATACCAACGAGGGACACTATAACCGTTAATTCTACCCAATCAAAGGACCAATATACCACTAATGACTCTATAACTCCAGTAGCTACTAATATAATGACTGTAATAGCTTGTGGTAATGAAGAGTTCGAGCATGCCATCCAAATGTCAACCCCTTCCACCCATTATGGACAAATGGCATCAGAACCCAAGAACCTAATCCATGCAAAATCTGAAAAGGATACTGCACAATATAATACGCCACTCCACACACTAGACATGCAAATTGATCTGCCAATCACTATCCCATCTCCCAACACTCCTACTGAAAATCAAAAAACCACGCCCAAAAATACTTCTATAAGAAACCTCGATCCCTCTCTGGAAAATGCCACGAATACCATCTACCTTGAGAAGAAGGCACAACCTAATCCAAATCTTGAGGCATCACAGAGCCCAGAATATGGAAAATCAACAATCTGCCCCACCCCAAGCAGTAGACCCACAAATAATCCTAATTCAACCACCTCAAAACCAGGATTACCAACCACTCTCGTGGATGAAATTGGGTCTGTTGGGCCATGCAGTGTCATTCAATGTCCAAATAAATGGACAGGAAGCCATTGTCATTCTCCACAACATTCATTATCTTGCTCAAATGATATCCGAAGGAATGAGACTCGCGATGAACAACTACTTGAACCAGGTATGGTTAAACAA encodes the following:
- the LOC138870278 gene encoding uncharacterized protein, with amino-acid sequence MVNGVEDKASFKDMLLASNPMNFTNSLTLSEDPMEEILPEKEEQEHLIELNIRVIKEITLTEEEKQRIYEPWRFSLIVKLFGKRIRHHYLKKKIQELWRPTKNFPLIDLGDKYYIIKFTKRENMEKAFTHGPWFINGHYLSITKWRPNFVANKEKLTVLAVWIRLPQLPTEFYDGKLLEKIGNAIGRLLKIDVCTSTAVRGRYARLCVELPLETPVQPYIYIGQHKQYIHYDGEKFLCKNCGRLGHIQSQCNFILKEKIDNKMQVTDQAQSDKEQPVKQWEEEKEGWTTVSFNKKKRPEPKTTKTKLPKSVENDNNPGILVKLFNATTGKYLDTKVLHYKSINMVKTQESLLDKSSKTPAMENTTIKTQKNFTLLEEEQMVLGETTVFDKNKY
- the LOC138870279 gene encoding uncharacterized protein yields the protein MTVIACGNEEFEHAIQMSTPSTHYGQMASEPKNLIHAKSEKDTAQYNTPLHTLDMQIDLPITIPSPNTPTENQKTTPKNTSIRNLDPSLENATNTIYLEKKAQPNPNLEASQSPEYGKSTICPTPSSRPTNNPNSTTSKPGLPTTLVDEIGSVGPCSVIQCPNKWTGSHCHSPQHSLSCSNDIRRNETRDEQLLEPGMVKQHTKPIVTNNEPSPVACNDASMEYAPTFQPHATTEPSPRHAFLPPETPTHLNPIFMPWENPPQPQIHQEPPVEQQPPVLQPENVQEAEGDRIQRRKWETLSSQ